The genomic window TAGAGGAAATGACCCAGTGCCTGAAGCGCGTCGGACGGACGCAGGACATGGCTGCCTATGAGCAGCTGTTCCGCCATTTCGGCCCGCGCATTCGCGGCTATATGCTGAAACGGGCCTCGGACCCGGCGCTTGCCGAGGAACTGATGCAGGAAACCATGATGATGGTATGGCGCAAGGCCAGGCTCTTCGATCCCGAGCGCGGCAATGCATCGGCGTGGATCTTCACCGTTGCGCGAAATGTCAGGGTCGACAGCCTTCGAAAGGCGCGCCGGCCGGAATTCGACCCGCAGGATCCGGCACTGGTTCCCGACGCGCCCGAAGCGCCAGATGCCCGGTTCGAGCAGGACCAGGATGCAGCGCGGATGCGCGCCGCGATCGCCGGCCTGCCGGAGGAGCAGGCCGAGCTTTTGCGGATGTCGTTTTTCGAGGATGTGTCTCACAGCATGATTGCCGAACGGCTGGACCTGCCGCTGGGCACCGTCAAATCCAGAATCAGAGCAGCATTTTCCAGGCTGCGAGCCGCGCTTGGAGAAAACCGATGAAGACCGGCACCATCCATCATCATATCAGCGAAGCGCTTCTGCTCGAATATGCGGCAGGCAGCCTTGAAGAGGGCTGGTCGCTCGCGGTCGCGACCCATCTGGCGCTTTGTCCGCATTGCCGCGCAAAACTTCGGCTTATGGAAGCGGCGGGCGGCGCGTTGATAGAGGAAGCCGCGCCGGAAACGGCTGGCGTCTCCGAGGATGCGTCATGGGCGGCGCTTGTGGACCGGCTGAAGACGGCAGACGTCGATACGGGCGTCGCGGCCAAACCGGCATCAGCCGCTTCAGGCGCATTGCTCATACCCGAGCCGCTTCGCTCCTATGTCGGCGGCTCGCTCAAGGACGCACCGTGGCGTCGTCTCGGGCTCTATGCCCATCAGGCGCAGATTGCGACCGAAGACGAAGACATTCAGGTGCGTCTGCTGAGGGTCGATGCCGGCAAGCCGCTGCCCGAACACAGCCATGGCGGCCGTGAACTGACGCTGGTGCTGAGCGGAAGCTTTACCGCCGAAGGCCAGGTCTATGGGCCCGGCGATTTCGAGGAGGAGGACGACGAGACTGTACATAGCCCGGTCGTCGGTCCCGAATCCGAATGTATCTGCCTTGTCGTGACCGATGCGCCGCTCCGGTTCCAGAGCCGGTTGATGCGCATGCTCCAGCCGCTTCTGGGTATCTGAGGCAAGACGATGAAACGTTCCCTGATCGCCTTCGCGTTTACGGCAATCTGCTTTTCCGCGCTGGATTTCATCTGGCTGGGCACGGTCGCGTTCGATTTCTACCAGTCCGAAATCGGCCCGCTGCTGCTGCCATCCCCGAACTGGAACGCCGGCCTGAGTTTCTATTTCATGTATCTGATCGGCATATGCTATTTCGCCGTGCTGCCCGGCGCGAAAGCCGGCGCGGCTCTGAGGGGCCTCGTCAATGGCGCGCTTTTCGGGCTGATGGCCTATGGCACCTACGATCTCACCAACATGGCGACCCTTGCCGGCTGGTCGTGGACCGTCGTCGCGGTCGATATGGCATGGGGCGCATTCGCCACCGGGCTGACCGGTTTCGTCGCTTCTGTTGCAACATTGAAGCTCACGCGCCGCCCGGCTTGACTTTGCCCCTTTCGTGCCGTTTGAAAGGCGCGGAAGGGTGTCGGTCATGTTCAAGCTGAAAGGCCCCGCGACATCGGAGCGGGAGATCAGGAAAAGCCGCTTTGCCACCATTGCCGCGCCGGTTGACGACGAGGCCGCGGCAAGGGCGTTCATCGCAGAAAACAGCTTCGCCGACGCCACCCACAATTGCTGGGCGTGGCGCATTGGAACCGAATATCGCTTCTCTGATGACGGCGAGCCGGGCGGGACGGCAGGAAAACCGATCCTTCAGGCAATCGAGGGGCAGGAGGTCGATTGTGTTGCGGTGTTGGTTTCGCGCTGGTTCGGCGGCGTGAAGCTTGGCACGGGCGGGCTTGCGCGCGCCTATGGCGGCAGCGCGGCGGAATGCCTGCGGCTGGCCGAAAAGCTGCCGGTGGTGGCGATGACGGCGTTGGTTCTGCCCGTCGCGTTCTCCGATCTGGCGCTGGTCGTGGCCAGGCTCCAGGCGTTCAAAGGCCTGGTGGTGGGCAGGCGCGATTTTACCGAAACGGGCGCCGATTTTCATCTGCAGGTGCCGGAAGTGGATGCCCCGGCGCTGGAAGAACTTGTGCGTGAACTGACGAACGGCCGTAGCAACGCCAGATTCGACGAGGACTGAGCGGATTTATCGGCTATGTTCACGGAACTTGCCCCGCGCACCGGCGTTGATACGCTGTCGCTTACTCTCTTCCGCAAAGGTCATATCCATGCGCTCTGCCCTAACCGTCATCGCCCTTGCAGCCACGCTTGCCGCCTGCACCCAGCGCGCCGATTCGATCGGCGCGATCCCGGTTTCGCCCGAGGAATTCGCCGGCAGCAGTTGCGAAACGCTTCTGAGCCAGTACGAGGTCGAGAACGCGAAACTGAAGGACCTTGCGCAATTGCAGGACGGCGCGATCGTCGGCGATATGCGGATGTTCGGCGCAAGTCTCGGCAGCATGTCGGAAGCGAGCGTGAAGGACCAGGAAACCGCGATCGCCTATGCCAAGGGCCGCGTCAACGCCCTCGACATCGCGATGCGCCGGAAGAATTGCACGATGTGACGCAATTGCGTTTTCCTGGCCAGCGC from Martelella sp. NC20 includes these protein-coding regions:
- a CDS encoding ChrR family anti-sigma-E factor, translated to MKTGTIHHHISEALLLEYAAGSLEEGWSLAVATHLALCPHCRAKLRLMEAAGGALIEEAAPETAGVSEDASWAALVDRLKTADVDTGVAAKPASAASGALLIPEPLRSYVGGSLKDAPWRRLGLYAHQAQIATEDEDIQVRLLRVDAGKPLPEHSHGGRELTLVLSGSFTAEGQVYGPGDFEEEDDETVHSPVVGPESECICLVVTDAPLRFQSRLMRMLQPLLGI
- a CDS encoding DUF2177 family protein is translated as MKRSLIAFAFTAICFSALDFIWLGTVAFDFYQSEIGPLLLPSPNWNAGLSFYFMYLIGICYFAVLPGAKAGAALRGLVNGALFGLMAYGTYDLTNMATLAGWSWTVVAVDMAWGAFATGLTGFVASVATLKLTRRPA
- a CDS encoding sigma-70 family RNA polymerase sigma factor — translated: MRSLADLSVEEMTQCLKRVGRTQDMAAYEQLFRHFGPRIRGYMLKRASDPALAEELMQETMMMVWRKARLFDPERGNASAWIFTVARNVRVDSLRKARRPEFDPQDPALVPDAPEAPDARFEQDQDAARMRAAIAGLPEEQAELLRMSFFEDVSHSMIAERLDLPLGTVKSRIRAAFSRLRAALGENR
- a CDS encoding IMPACT family protein; protein product: MFKLKGPATSEREIRKSRFATIAAPVDDEAAARAFIAENSFADATHNCWAWRIGTEYRFSDDGEPGGTAGKPILQAIEGQEVDCVAVLVSRWFGGVKLGTGGLARAYGGSAAECLRLAEKLPVVAMTALVLPVAFSDLALVVARLQAFKGLVVGRRDFTETGADFHLQVPEVDAPALEELVRELTNGRSNARFDED